One genomic region from Streptomyces venezuelae encodes:
- a CDS encoding biotin-dependent carboxyltransferase family protein, with protein MTDRAVAVVRAGALTTVQDLGRAGYAHLGVPRSGALDPGAVRLLNRLVGSAEEAAVLETTVDGCALRPRCAVTVAVGGAPCPVRVDGRPAAWGTAVRVLAGSLLEVGAAVRGLRSYVAFGGGLAVDPVLGSRSTDLLSGLGPAPLAEGAVLPLGADTAARGSVDAPPWPGPPDELVLRVRLGPRDDWFTAAALRAFATRAYRVSPASNRIGLRLEGPALERARPGELASEGMVLGAVQVPPDGRPVVFLADHPTTGGYPVVAVVREADLGAAAQAVPGTPVRFIPVR; from the coding sequence GTGACCGACCGTGCCGTCGCCGTGGTGCGGGCCGGAGCGCTGACCACCGTGCAGGACCTGGGGCGCGCGGGGTACGCGCATCTCGGCGTGCCCCGCTCGGGCGCCCTCGACCCCGGTGCCGTACGCCTCCTCAACCGCCTCGTCGGCAGCGCGGAGGAGGCCGCCGTCCTGGAGACGACCGTCGACGGGTGCGCGCTGCGGCCCCGGTGCGCCGTCACCGTCGCCGTGGGCGGTGCGCCCTGCCCGGTCCGGGTGGACGGGCGCCCGGCCGCCTGGGGGACGGCGGTCCGCGTGCTGGCCGGGTCGCTCCTGGAGGTCGGCGCGGCCGTCCGCGGGCTGCGCTCGTACGTGGCGTTCGGCGGCGGGCTCGCCGTCGATCCCGTGCTCGGCAGCCGCTCCACCGACCTGCTGTCCGGGCTCGGCCCGGCGCCGCTGGCGGAGGGGGCGGTGCTGCCGCTGGGAGCGGACACGGCCGCACGGGGGTCGGTCGACGCTCCTCCCTGGCCGGGCCCGCCGGACGAACTCGTCCTGCGGGTCCGGCTGGGCCCCCGCGACGACTGGTTCACCGCCGCAGCCCTGCGCGCCTTCGCCACGCGCGCGTACCGGGTGTCGCCGGCGAGCAACCGGATCGGGCTGCGCCTCGAAGGGCCGGCCCTGGAGCGGGCCCGGCCGGGAGAGCTGGCGAGCGAGGGCATGGTCCTGGGCGCGGTCCAGGTGCCGCCGGACGGGCGCCCGGTGGTCTTCCTCGCGGACCATCCCACGACCGGGGGCTATCCGGTGGTCGCGGTGGTCCGGGAGGCCGACCTGGGCGCGGCGGCGCAGGCGGTGCCGGGGACGCCGGTGCGGTTCATCCCGGTGCGCTGA
- a CDS encoding glycosyltransferase, with amino-acid sequence MRLANFVTATSGGLRTALDQLGRGYLAAGHEPVLVVPGDVASDHHTDQGRVITLPGPVLPGTGGYRVLADRRRVARLLDALAPDRVEVSDRTTLRWTGEWARRARVPSVMVSHETADGVLRTWGVPPALAARAADRLNRRTAWAFARIVCTTEWAEREFVRIGARNVVRAPLGVDLERCRPGRRSTVLRARYADGERVLLALCSRLSVEKRPGTALDALAELRQAGVRAALVVAGDGPLRGALERRARERRLPVRFLGHVTDRESLADLQAAADVCLAPGPAETFGLSALEALACGTPVVVSASSALPEVVGTAGAVAADTPEAFAAAVLRLLALPENARRAAARARAEGFTWERSVAAFLHAHDAAPSPAAVQAPPHVPALPHVPALPHVPALPHVPALPHVPAFPHVQPPGPALVPRPSLPPRTVPSRSEEVRR; translated from the coding sequence GTGCGGCTCGCCAACTTCGTGACGGCCACCTCCGGCGGTCTGCGCACCGCGCTCGACCAGCTGGGCCGCGGCTACCTCGCCGCCGGTCACGAACCCGTCCTCGTCGTCCCCGGCGACGTCGCGAGCGACCACCACACCGACCAGGGCCGGGTCATCACCCTCCCGGGGCCCGTCCTGCCCGGCACCGGCGGCTACCGGGTACTCGCCGACCGGCGCCGCGTCGCACGCCTCCTGGACGCACTCGCCCCCGACCGCGTCGAGGTCTCGGACCGTACGACCCTGCGGTGGACGGGGGAGTGGGCGCGCCGCGCCCGGGTGCCCTCGGTGATGGTCTCCCACGAGACGGCGGACGGCGTGCTGCGCACCTGGGGCGTTCCCCCCGCGCTCGCGGCCCGCGCGGCGGACCGCCTCAACCGCCGCACGGCCTGGGCCTTCGCCCGGATCGTCTGCACCACGGAGTGGGCGGAGCGCGAGTTCGTACGGATCGGGGCGCGCAACGTCGTACGGGCTCCGCTCGGCGTGGACCTGGAGCGCTGCCGGCCCGGCCGCCGCAGCACCGTGCTCCGGGCCCGGTACGCGGACGGGGAGCGGGTCCTCCTGGCGCTCTGCTCGCGCCTCTCCGTCGAGAAGCGGCCCGGCACGGCCCTGGACGCCCTCGCGGAGCTCCGGCAGGCCGGGGTCCGGGCGGCGCTGGTCGTCGCGGGCGACGGGCCCCTGCGGGGCGCCCTGGAGCGTCGGGCGCGCGAGCGGCGCCTCCCGGTGCGGTTCCTCGGGCACGTCACCGACCGGGAGAGCCTCGCCGACCTCCAGGCCGCCGCCGACGTGTGCCTGGCCCCGGGGCCCGCGGAGACCTTCGGCCTCTCTGCCCTGGAGGCGCTCGCCTGCGGGACGCCGGTCGTCGTCAGCGCCTCCTCCGCCCTCCCCGAGGTCGTCGGGACCGCCGGGGCCGTGGCCGCCGACACTCCGGAGGCCTTCGCGGCCGCCGTCCTGAGGCTGCTCGCCCTCCCGGAGAACGCCCGCCGGGCGGCCGCACGCGCGCGTGCGGAGGGATTCACCTGGGAGCGGTCGGTCGCAGCGTTCCTCCACGCCCACGACGCGGCGCCGTCGCCGGCGGCAGTGCAGGCCCCCCCACACGTACCGGCACTCCCACACGTACCGGCACTCCCACACGTACCGGCACTCCCACATGTACCGGCACTCCCACACGTACCGGCATTCCCACACGTACAGCCGCCCGGACCGGCACTCGTCCCCCGGCCGTCGCTTCCGCCGCGGACCGTCCCGTCCCGCTCCGAGGAGGTACGTCGATGA
- a CDS encoding glycosyltransferase family 4 protein yields MRVVIVTESFPPDVNGVAHCALQTARHLVRRGHTPLVIAPAVAGQAADADAPCPVVRVPSLPLPGYPQVRVALPSRRVAAAIAAHRADLVHLAGPFVLGVRGMTAAARLGIPAVAVYQTDLAGYARTYVGTGEGAAWRRLRAVHGAADRTLAPSSAAVRDLEAHGIGRIRLWGRGVDTVRFRPGLRDAGLRRALAPGGELLVGYVGRLAPEKRVDLLAGIRGIPGVRTVVVGDGPSGPGLRAALPDALFLGRRTGDDLARIFASLDVFAHTGPYETFCQTVQEAMASGVPVIAPAAGGPLDLVDHGRTGLLVPPGDPDALREAVTSLAAAPDVRAAYGQAGRAAVEGRTWEALGDELIGHYREVLRERTAVAA; encoded by the coding sequence ATGCGTGTCGTCATCGTCACAGAATCCTTCCCTCCCGATGTCAACGGTGTGGCGCACTGCGCCCTCCAGACCGCGCGCCACCTCGTCCGCCGGGGCCACACCCCGCTCGTCATCGCCCCCGCCGTCGCCGGCCAGGCGGCCGACGCCGACGCCCCCTGCCCCGTCGTACGGGTGCCCTCCCTGCCTCTGCCCGGCTACCCCCAGGTCCGGGTCGCCCTGCCCAGCCGCCGGGTCGCCGCCGCCATCGCCGCGCACCGCGCCGACCTCGTCCACCTCGCCGGACCCTTCGTCCTCGGAGTGCGCGGAATGACGGCCGCCGCCCGGCTCGGCATCCCCGCCGTCGCCGTCTACCAGACCGACCTCGCCGGATACGCCCGGACCTACGTCGGCACCGGCGAGGGCGCCGCCTGGCGCCGGCTCCGCGCCGTGCACGGCGCCGCCGACCGCACCCTCGCCCCGTCGTCCGCCGCCGTACGCGACCTGGAGGCCCACGGCATCGGCCGCATCCGGCTCTGGGGACGCGGCGTGGACACCGTCCGCTTCCGTCCCGGCCTGCGCGACGCCGGCCTGCGCCGCGCACTCGCACCCGGCGGTGAGCTCCTCGTCGGCTACGTGGGCCGGCTCGCGCCCGAGAAACGCGTGGACCTCCTCGCCGGGATCCGCGGGATACCGGGCGTCCGGACCGTGGTCGTCGGCGACGGGCCCAGCGGGCCCGGGCTGCGCGCCGCCCTGCCGGACGCCCTGTTCCTGGGCCGCCGCACCGGCGACGACCTCGCCCGGATCTTCGCCTCGCTCGACGTCTTCGCCCACACCGGCCCGTACGAGACCTTCTGCCAGACCGTCCAGGAGGCCATGGCGAGCGGGGTCCCGGTGATCGCGCCGGCGGCCGGCGGGCCGCTGGACCTGGTCGACCACGGGCGCACGGGGCTCCTCGTACCGCCCGGCGACCCGGACGCGCTGCGGGAGGCCGTCACCTCGCTCGCCGCGGCTCCGGACGTGCGCGCCGCCTACGGGCAGGCCGGCCGGGCCGCCGTCGAGGGCCGCACCTGGGAGGCGCTCGGAGACGAGCTGATCGGCCACTACCGGGAGGTCCTGCGCGAGCGGACGGCGGTGGCGGCGTGA
- a CDS encoding MFS transporter, translating into MSTTQIRQQPQGEQPDDTGAFAWLRALGPRGRRAFGGAFGGYALDSYDFFTLPLSMVAIAAYFNLDKGQTGLLTTVTLVVSAVGGALAGVLADRVGRVKALMITVVTYALFTVLCGFAPNYETLLVFRALQGLGFGGEWAVGAILVAEYASAKHRGRTLGAVQSAWAAGWALAVLAYTLVFQFADADLAWRILFWTGALPALLVVYVRRNVEDAPQAAELRRADSERGSFRAVFRPPLLRTTLFATLLSTGVQGGYYTLATWVPTFLKTERGLTVVGTGGYLAFLISGAFAGYLTGGYLTDRLGRKKNIALFAVLSALSVLAYTNIPVGANSLLLVLGFPLGFCMSAIFSGFGSFLAELYPTPVRGTGQGLTYNTGRAIGAVFPTLVGFLAGSWGVGGALVFGAVGYGLAVLALFGLPETRGRELV; encoded by the coding sequence ATGAGCACGACACAGATCCGGCAGCAGCCCCAGGGCGAACAGCCCGACGACACGGGCGCGTTCGCCTGGCTGCGCGCCCTCGGGCCGCGCGGCCGGCGCGCCTTCGGCGGCGCGTTCGGCGGATACGCCCTGGACTCCTACGACTTCTTCACCCTGCCCCTGTCGATGGTGGCCATCGCCGCCTACTTCAACCTCGACAAGGGGCAGACCGGCCTCCTGACCACCGTCACCCTCGTCGTCTCGGCGGTCGGCGGCGCGCTCGCCGGCGTCCTCGCCGACCGCGTCGGCCGGGTCAAGGCACTGATGATCACGGTCGTCACGTACGCGCTCTTCACCGTGCTCTGCGGCTTCGCCCCGAACTACGAGACCCTGCTGGTCTTCCGGGCGCTCCAGGGCCTCGGCTTCGGCGGCGAGTGGGCCGTCGGCGCGATCCTCGTCGCCGAGTACGCCTCCGCCAAGCACCGGGGCCGTACGCTCGGCGCCGTCCAGAGCGCCTGGGCGGCCGGCTGGGCCCTCGCGGTGCTCGCGTACACCCTGGTGTTCCAGTTCGCCGACGCGGACCTCGCCTGGCGGATCCTCTTCTGGACGGGCGCGCTGCCCGCGCTCCTCGTCGTGTACGTGCGACGGAACGTGGAGGACGCCCCGCAGGCGGCCGAGCTCCGGCGGGCCGACTCGGAGCGCGGCTCCTTCCGGGCGGTCTTCCGTCCCCCGCTGCTGCGCACCACGCTCTTCGCGACCCTGCTCTCGACCGGCGTCCAGGGCGGCTACTACACGCTCGCCACCTGGGTGCCGACCTTCCTGAAGACCGAGCGCGGGCTGACGGTGGTCGGCACCGGCGGCTATCTGGCCTTCCTCATCTCCGGTGCCTTCGCGGGCTATCTGACCGGGGGCTACCTCACGGACCGGCTCGGCCGGAAGAAGAACATCGCGCTCTTCGCCGTCCTGTCCGCCCTGTCCGTCCTCGCGTACACGAACATCCCCGTCGGCGCGAACTCCCTTCTGCTGGTGCTGGGTTTCCCCCTCGGTTTCTGCATGTCGGCCATCTTCAGCGGCTTCGGCTCCTTCCTGGCGGAGCTGTACCCGACGCCGGTCCGCGGGACCGGGCAGGGACTCACGTACAACACGGGCCGTGCGATCGGCGCCGTCTTCCCCACGCTGGTCGGATTCCTCGCCGGCAGCTGGGGAGTGGGCGGGGCCCTGGTGTTCGGCGCCGTCGGCTACGGTCTGGCCGTCCTGGCCCTGTTCGGACTCCCCGAGACGCGCGGGAGGGAACTCGTGTAA
- a CDS encoding SGNH/GDSL hydrolase family protein — translation MTVESLGARTEVPPGPGGPDGPVRFAVLGDSFSEGVGDRVDGAWRGWAPLLADGLPADGLPAEGLSSAGPAPGARRTVLLNLAVGGALSRDVDEDQRPRAVAFRPHLASVVVGVNDTLRRTFDIGLLADRLDRVLTDLDAAGAVLLTACLPDPGRMLGLPPPLSRPLARRQRSVNAVVHALSDRYDAVHLHLADDAWTENRALWSADRLHPGERGHRAVAAGFHGLLATRGLAHGTPPAREPAQPPPTRTEALLWLATAGTGWVLRRSRDLLPQLLLLAGAELRHWADGTGTEPLDARADAALAAALTATMGR, via the coding sequence ATGACGGTCGAGTCCCTGGGGGCCCGGACGGAGGTGCCTCCCGGGCCCGGAGGCCCGGACGGTCCCGTCCGATTCGCCGTGCTCGGCGACTCGTTCAGCGAGGGCGTCGGCGACCGGGTGGACGGGGCCTGGCGCGGCTGGGCACCCCTGCTGGCCGACGGACTCCCGGCCGACGGGCTGCCGGCGGAAGGGCTCTCGTCCGCCGGGCCCGCGCCCGGCGCCCGGCGGACGGTGCTCCTGAACCTCGCCGTCGGCGGCGCCCTCAGCCGGGACGTCGACGAGGACCAGCGGCCCCGGGCCGTCGCCTTCCGGCCGCATCTCGCCTCCGTGGTCGTCGGGGTCAACGACACCCTGCGCCGCACCTTCGACATCGGACTCCTCGCCGACCGCCTCGACCGCGTCCTCACGGACCTCGACGCCGCCGGCGCCGTCCTCCTCACCGCCTGCCTGCCCGACCCCGGGCGGATGCTCGGCCTTCCCCCGCCCCTCTCCCGCCCGCTGGCCCGCCGCCAGCGCTCCGTCAACGCGGTCGTGCACGCCCTGTCCGACCGGTACGACGCGGTCCATCTCCACCTCGCCGACGACGCCTGGACCGAGAACCGAGCCCTGTGGAGCGCCGACCGGCTCCACCCGGGCGAACGCGGCCACCGGGCCGTCGCCGCGGGCTTCCACGGGCTCCTCGCCACCCGGGGGCTCGCCCACGGCACACCACCCGCGCGGGAGCCCGCGCAGCCGCCGCCGACCCGCACGGAGGCCCTGCTCTGGCTCGCCACCGCCGGAACCGGCTGGGTGCTGCGCCGCAGCCGCGACCTGCTCCCTCAGCTGCTCCTGCTCGCCGGTGCCGAACTCCGCCACTGGGCCGACGGCACCGGCACCGAACCCCTGGACGCGCGCGCGGACGCCGCCCTCGCCGCCGCGCTCACGGCCACAATGGGGAGATGA
- a CDS encoding 5-oxoprolinase subunit B family protein: MSVRTLRVGDRALLVELAGGAETEAFHAELLRRRAAGALPGVREIVPAARTVLLDGVDEPGRLAAELPRWESGPLHARVEAVVEVPVRYDGPDLTEVAALWGVSVEEAVRVHTATEFRVAFCGFAPGFGYLTGLDERYEVPRRATPRTAVPAGSVALAGPYTGVYPRSSPGGWQLIGTTDVVLWDTGREPAALLAPGTRVRFTAVGGPTGEVGRVPVGVPTAEVGYAAEGGR, from the coding sequence ATGAGCGTGCGGACGCTGCGCGTCGGCGACCGGGCGCTCCTGGTGGAGCTGGCCGGCGGCGCGGAGACGGAGGCCTTCCACGCCGAGCTGCTGAGGCGACGGGCCGCGGGGGCGCTCCCCGGCGTACGGGAGATCGTGCCGGCGGCGCGGACGGTGCTGCTCGACGGCGTGGACGAACCGGGGCGGCTCGCGGCCGAGTTGCCGCGCTGGGAGTCCGGACCGCTCCACGCGCGCGTGGAGGCGGTGGTGGAGGTGCCGGTCCGCTACGACGGGCCGGATCTGACGGAGGTCGCGGCGCTGTGGGGGGTGTCCGTCGAGGAGGCGGTACGCGTCCACACGGCGACCGAGTTCCGGGTCGCCTTCTGTGGGTTCGCGCCGGGCTTCGGCTATCTGACCGGTCTCGACGAGCGGTACGAGGTGCCGCGCCGGGCCACCCCGCGTACGGCCGTCCCCGCGGGATCCGTCGCCCTGGCCGGCCCGTACACCGGTGTGTACCCGCGCTCCTCCCCCGGCGGCTGGCAGCTGATCGGCACGACGGACGTGGTGCTGTGGGACACGGGGCGTGAGCCCGCCGCACTGCTCGCGCCCGGGACCCGGGTGCGGTTCACGGCGGTGGGCGGGCCGACGGGCGAGGTCGGGCGCGTGCCGGTGGGCGTGCCTACGGCCGAGGTCGGGTACGCGGCGGAGGGCGGGCGGTGA
- a CDS encoding LamB/YcsF family protein, with protein MAWASIDLNADLGEGFGRWTLTDDERLLSVVTSANVACGFHAGDAATMRRVCELAAERGVRIGAQVSYRDLAGFGRRAMDVPAAELAAEVAYQIGALEVFARAAGSRVSYVKPHGALYNRVVRDEEQAAAVVDGVLLADRTLPVLGLPGSRLHEAAAEAGLPVVPEAFGDRAYRADGSLLPRGQAGAVVSDPAQVVERSVAMARFGVVTAHCGNSVAVRARSLCLHGDTPGAVELARRVRERLESSGVRVEAFA; from the coding sequence ATGGCCTGGGCCTCGATCGATCTCAACGCCGACCTCGGTGAAGGCTTCGGCCGATGGACGCTGACCGACGACGAGCGGCTGCTCTCCGTCGTCACCAGCGCCAACGTGGCCTGCGGTTTCCACGCCGGGGACGCGGCCACCATGCGGCGCGTCTGCGAGCTCGCGGCCGAACGGGGGGTACGGATCGGGGCCCAGGTCTCCTACCGGGACCTGGCCGGCTTCGGGCGGCGCGCGATGGACGTCCCGGCGGCGGAGCTGGCCGCCGAGGTGGCGTACCAGATCGGCGCCCTGGAGGTCTTCGCCCGGGCGGCGGGCTCGCGCGTCTCGTACGTGAAGCCGCACGGCGCGCTCTACAACCGGGTGGTCCGGGACGAGGAGCAGGCGGCGGCGGTCGTCGACGGCGTCCTGCTCGCCGACCGGACGCTGCCCGTCCTGGGACTCCCGGGGTCCCGGCTGCACGAGGCCGCGGCGGAGGCCGGACTTCCGGTCGTCCCCGAGGCCTTCGGCGACCGGGCCTACCGGGCCGACGGCTCCCTGCTGCCACGGGGGCAGGCGGGGGCCGTCGTCAGTGATCCGGCCCAGGTCGTGGAGCGCTCGGTCGCCATGGCCCGGTTCGGGGTCGTGACGGCGCACTGCGGGAACTCCGTCGCCGTCCGGGCCCGGTCGCTGTGCCTGCACGGCGACACCCCGGGCGCGGTGGAACTGGCCCGCCGGGTCCGGGAACGCCTGGAGAGCTCCGGGGTCCGGGTGGAGGCCTTCGCATGA
- a CDS encoding hydantoinase B/oxoprolinase family protein yields the protein MNGRWEFWIDRGGTFTDVVGRRPDGRLVTRKLLSHDPVRQQDAAVAGIRALLGLEPGEPVPADRIAVVKMGTTVATNALLERRGEHTLLLVTEGFRDALRIAYQNRPRLFDRHIVLPEAVYARVAEVPERVDAHGHVVRPLDEAAVAEALAAAHRDGLRSVAVVLLHGYRHPAHETRIAEAARAAGFTQVSCSHEVSPLIKLIPRGDTTVVDAYLSPILRRYVDEVARELAGIRLMFMQSNGGLREAAHFRGKDAVLSGPAGGVVGMARTSAQAGHERVIGFDMGGTSTDVSHYAGAFERELGTQVAGVRMRAPMMSIHTVAAGGGSVLHYDGRRYRVGPDSAGAVPGPACYRRGGPLTVTDANVMLGRVQPDHFPAVFGETGDRPLDAEVVRERFTALAEKIGGGRTPEEVAAGFLEIAVLNMANAVKKISVQRGHDVTRYALTSFGGAGGQHACAVADALGVDTVLVPPLAGVLSAYGIGLADATAMRERSVEAELDAPGTHARVTALCAELAERTREELRADGLPDTAITTHARVLLRYAGTDASLPVDLAPAEAMKTAFTAVHRTRYAFTMDKPLVAEAVSVEAVGRAGPHGPVLVDTGARTGPLTPRTTVRTHSGGTPHDTPLHRREDLRPGDTVDGPALLAEADATTVVDTGWRATATDGGHLLLRRVTPRPARVAAGTDVDPVLLEVFNNLFMAIAEQMGVRLENTAHSVNIKERLDFSCALFDAEGNLIANAPHIPVHLGSMGESIKEVLRRRADDLRPGDVYAINDPYHGGTHLPDVTVVTPVFDDTGGELRFLVASRGHHAEIGGITPGSMPAFSRTVEEEGVLFDNWLLVRDGRLRETETRALLTGARHPSRDPDTNLADLRAQIAANEKGIEELRRTVEEFGVDVVQAYMRHVRANAEESVRRIVARLHDGAYRYETDDGAVIQVAVRVDRERRSAVVDFTGTSPQLPGNANAPTSVVLAAVLYVFRTLVDEDIPLNSGCLEPLEVRVPPGSMLAPVHPAATVAGNVETSQAVTGALYAALGVQAEGSGTMNNVTFGNARVQYYETVASGSGAGDGFDGADAVQTHMTNSRLTDPEVLEWRHPVRVDSFAVREDGGGRGRWHGGHGVERRIRFLEPMTVALLTGHRRVPPYGMAGGEPGALGENLVERADGTVEQLGGAATTEMGPGDVLVLRTPGGGGYGPPPGGVSAPGGVSAPG from the coding sequence ATGAACGGGCGCTGGGAGTTCTGGATCGACCGGGGCGGAACCTTCACCGACGTCGTCGGACGGCGGCCCGACGGACGGCTCGTCACCCGCAAACTGCTCTCGCACGACCCCGTACGGCAACAGGACGCAGCCGTCGCCGGGATCCGCGCGCTCCTCGGCCTGGAGCCCGGCGAACCCGTCCCCGCCGACCGGATCGCCGTCGTCAAGATGGGCACCACCGTCGCGACCAACGCCCTCCTGGAGCGGCGCGGCGAACATACCCTCCTCCTTGTCACCGAGGGCTTCCGCGACGCCCTGCGCATCGCCTACCAGAACCGGCCCCGGCTCTTCGACCGGCACATCGTGCTGCCCGAGGCGGTGTACGCGCGCGTGGCCGAGGTCCCGGAGCGCGTCGACGCCCACGGCCACGTCGTCCGCCCCCTGGACGAGGCCGCCGTCGCCGAGGCGCTCGCCGCCGCCCACCGGGACGGTCTCCGCTCCGTCGCCGTCGTCCTGCTGCACGGCTACCGCCACCCCGCCCACGAGACCCGGATCGCGGAGGCCGCCAGGGCCGCCGGCTTCACCCAGGTCAGCTGCTCGCACGAGGTCAGCCCGCTCATCAAGCTGATCCCGCGCGGCGACACCACCGTCGTCGACGCCTACCTCTCGCCCATCCTGCGCCGGTACGTCGACGAGGTCGCCCGCGAACTCGCCGGAATCCGCCTCATGTTCATGCAGTCCAACGGAGGACTGCGCGAGGCCGCCCACTTCCGCGGCAAGGACGCCGTCCTGTCCGGACCGGCGGGCGGCGTCGTCGGCATGGCCCGCACCTCGGCCCAGGCGGGACACGAGCGGGTCATCGGCTTCGACATGGGCGGCACGTCCACGGACGTGTCGCACTACGCGGGCGCCTTCGAGCGAGAACTCGGCACACAGGTCGCCGGGGTGCGGATGCGGGCTCCCATGATGAGCATCCACACCGTCGCGGCGGGCGGCGGCTCCGTCCTCCACTACGACGGCCGCCGCTACCGCGTGGGCCCCGACTCGGCGGGCGCCGTCCCCGGCCCCGCCTGCTATCGCCGCGGCGGACCGCTCACCGTCACCGACGCCAACGTCATGCTCGGCCGCGTCCAGCCCGACCACTTCCCCGCCGTGTTCGGCGAGACCGGCGACCGGCCCCTGGACGCCGAGGTCGTACGGGAGCGGTTCACGGCCCTCGCCGAGAAGATCGGCGGCGGCCGGACCCCGGAGGAGGTCGCGGCGGGCTTCCTGGAGATCGCCGTCCTCAACATGGCCAACGCCGTCAAGAAGATCTCCGTCCAGCGCGGCCACGACGTCACCCGGTACGCCCTCACCAGCTTCGGCGGGGCCGGCGGACAGCACGCCTGCGCCGTCGCCGACGCCCTGGGCGTCGACACCGTCCTCGTACCCCCGCTGGCCGGCGTGCTGTCCGCGTACGGCATCGGGCTCGCCGACGCCACCGCCATGCGGGAGCGGTCCGTCGAGGCCGAACTCGACGCCCCCGGCACTCACGCGCGCGTGACGGCCCTCTGCGCCGAACTCGCCGAGCGGACCCGCGAGGAGCTGCGCGCCGACGGACTGCCGGACACGGCGATCACCACCCACGCGCGCGTGCTCCTGCGGTACGCGGGGACGGACGCGAGCCTCCCCGTCGACCTCGCCCCCGCCGAAGCGATGAAAACCGCGTTCACAGCCGTCCATCGGACGCGGTACGCGTTCACCATGGACAAGCCGCTCGTCGCGGAGGCGGTCTCCGTCGAGGCCGTCGGCCGAGCCGGACCCCATGGCCCCGTCCTCGTCGACACCGGCGCGCGGACAGGACCCCTCACGCCCCGCACCACCGTCCGGACCCACAGCGGCGGCACACCCCACGACACACCCCTCCACCGGCGCGAGGACCTCCGCCCCGGCGACACCGTCGACGGCCCCGCCCTCCTCGCCGAGGCCGACGCCACGACCGTCGTCGACACCGGCTGGCGGGCCACCGCGACCGACGGCGGACACCTCCTCCTGCGCCGCGTCACCCCGCGCCCCGCGCGCGTGGCCGCGGGGACGGACGTCGACCCGGTCCTCCTCGAGGTCTTCAACAACCTCTTCATGGCCATCGCCGAACAGATGGGCGTGCGCCTGGAGAACACCGCCCACTCGGTCAACATCAAGGAACGCCTCGACTTCTCCTGCGCGCTCTTCGACGCCGAGGGCAACCTCATCGCCAACGCACCCCACATCCCCGTCCACCTCGGCTCCATGGGCGAGTCCATCAAGGAGGTCCTGCGCCGGCGCGCGGACGACCTGCGGCCCGGCGACGTGTACGCGATCAACGACCCTTACCACGGCGGCACCCACCTGCCCGACGTGACCGTCGTGACCCCCGTCTTCGACGACACCGGCGGGGAGCTCCGCTTCCTGGTCGCCTCGCGCGGCCACCACGCCGAGATCGGCGGCATCACCCCCGGCTCCATGCCCGCCTTCAGCCGCACGGTCGAGGAGGAGGGCGTCCTCTTCGACAACTGGCTGCTCGTCCGGGACGGCAGACTCCGCGAGACCGAGACCAGGGCCCTGCTCACCGGCGCCCGCCACCCCTCCCGCGACCCCGACACCAACCTCGCCGACCTGCGCGCGCAGATCGCCGCCAACGAGAAGGGCATCGAGGAACTGCGCCGGACGGTCGAGGAGTTCGGCGTCGACGTCGTCCAGGCGTACATGCGGCACGTCCGCGCCAACGCCGAGGAGTCCGTCCGCCGCATCGTCGCGCGCCTCCACGACGGCGCGTACCGCTACGAGACCGACGACGGCGCCGTCATCCAGGTCGCGGTCCGCGTCGACCGCGAACGCCGCTCCGCCGTCGTCGACTTCACCGGCACCTCGCCCCAGCTCCCCGGGAACGCCAACGCGCCCACGTCCGTCGTCCTGGCCGCCGTCCTGTACGTCTTCCGCACCCTCGTCGACGAGGACATCCCGCTCAACAGCGGCTGCCTGGAACCCCTGGAGGTCCGCGTCCCGCCCGGCTCCATGCTCGCGCCCGTCCACCCCGCCGCCACCGTCGCCGGGAACGTCGAGACCTCCCAGGCCGTCACGGGCGCGCTCTACGCGGCCCTCGGCGTCCAGGCCGAGGGCTCCGGCACCATGAACAACGTCACCTTCGGCAACGCGCGCGTGCAGTACTACGAGACGGTCGCCAGCGGCTCGGGCGCGGGGGACGGCTTCGACGGCGCCGACGCCGTCCAGACCCACATGACCAACTCCCGGCTCACCGACCCCGAGGTCCTGGAATGGCGCCACCCGGTCCGGGTCGACTCCTTCGCGGTACGGGAGGACGGCGGCGGGCGCGGCCGGTGGCACGGCGGCCACGGGGTCGAGCGCCGCATCCGCTTCCTGGAACCGATGACGGTGGCCCTCCTCACCGGACACCGCAGGGTCCCGCCGTACGGGATGGCGGGTGGCGAGCCGGGCGCCCTCGGCGAGAACCTCGTGGAACGCGCCGACGGCACCGTCGAGCAGCTCGGCGGCGCCGCGACCACGGAGATGGGTCCCGGCGACGTGCTGGTCCTGCGCACTCCCGGCGGTGGCGGCTACGGCCCGCCGCCGGGAGGCGTCAGCGCACCGGGAGGCGTCAGCGCACCGGGATGA